The Silurus meridionalis isolate SWU-2019-XX chromosome 16, ASM1480568v1, whole genome shotgun sequence genome has a segment encoding these proteins:
- the si:ch211-236h17.3 gene encoding carbohydrate sulfotransferase 11: protein MRRMMMMTKSGIVMMKKMVMMVKPRVGRVLLATCAGSFFILILYFQSSSRTEHLLGKPGLAGKLRRTPLQTRWMLDGDQGDQSAVGTMLQTRQLFLDEACHSYMRKRRVLSPEDLRHLLVDDRHGLLYCYVPKVACTNWKRTLMVLTGDGRYRDPLSIPANEAHAPGRLRSLSEYSTTEINRRLRTYLKFIFVRDPFERLVSAYRNKFTRSYNTAFHKRYGTKIVRRHRANPRPEALEKGSDVSFEEFVYYLVDPRTQREEPFNEHWERAHALCHPCLIHYDVVGKYESLAQDSRYVLKLAGAEGEVEFPASSKSTRTTESMAAKFFNNISPFYQKKLYNLYRMDFLLFNYSTPTYLKFR, encoded by the exons atgaggaggatgatgatgatgacgaaaTCGGGGAttgtgatgatgaagaagatggtgatgatggtgaagcCCAGAGTGGGGCGCGTGCTCCTCGCCACATGTGCAGGATCTTTCTTTattctcattttatatttccaaaGCAGTTCAAGAAccg aGCACCTTTTGGGAAAACCTGGTTTGGCAGGAAAGTTGAGGAGAACCCCCCTGCAGACTCGATGGATGCTCGATGGAGATCAG GGGGATCAGTCTGCTGTTGGGACGATGCTACAGACTCGCCAATTGTTCCTGGATGAGGCATGTCACTCTTACATGCGTAAGAGACGTGTACTGAGCCCAGAGGACCTGCGCCACCTGCTGGTGGATGACAGACACGGCCTACTTTATTGCTACGTTCCCAAGGTGGCCTGTACCAACTGGAAGCGAACGCTGATGGTCCTGACGGGTGACGGCCGCTACCGCGATCCTCTCTCCATCCCTGCTAACGAGGCCCATGCTCCAGGCCGGCTACGCTCGCTCTCGGAGTACTCCACCACCGAGATTAACCGCCGTCTGCGCACCTACCTGAAGTTCATATTCGTACGAGATCCGTTCGAAAGACTCGTCTCAGCGTACCGCAACAAATTCACACGGAGCTACAACACGGCCTTCCACAAACGCTACGGCACCAAGATAGTGCGCCGTCACCGCGCCAACCCACGGCCAGAGGCTCTGGAGAAGGGCAGTGACGTCTCATTTGAGGAATTCGTGTACTACCTGGTGGACCCACGGACTCAGCGTGAGGAGCCATTTAACGAGCACTGGGAGCGAGCTCATGCCCTTTGCCACCCTTGCCTCATTCACTACGACGTGGTGGGCAAATACGAGAGCCTGGCACAGGACTCGCGCTATGTGCTAAAGCTAGCTGGGGCAGAAGGAGAAGTGGAGTTTCCAGCTTCGTCTAAGAGCACGAGGACCACTGAGAGCATGGCGGCCAAATTCTTCAATAACATCAGTCCCTTTTATCAGAAGAAGCTCTACAATCTGTACCGAATGGACTTCCTGCTCTTTAATTACTCAACACCAACCTATTTGAAGTTCAGATGA